A single genomic interval of Penaeus vannamei isolate JL-2024 chromosome 21, ASM4276789v1, whole genome shotgun sequence harbors:
- the LOC113823340 gene encoding serine-rich adhesin for platelets isoform X5, whose product MAPPLSRIFSTLLSPPSLPPAQTRVGRFGVKTSHGRRGGPGARDRLGECVVGPRPDAKRGRLLGAPRPVLGRCGRRDRSMIPDDSAAGAMDAARDPDVGMDESLKKTGCQDNSKKTGCQDNPGKTGSEEEQDINDNHTKLGDSDALANGEVQSKEREEVKDNNKEVSEESSNRKDEGVEESDNKMDTEEADDSQVDVEGSEDEGKESSEDDEDKLVISEGNERGTEESNDENSKGETPLAPQKAPSRSPTPQRSEKRPAEDEAAVGVPKKRQRSLDEMVSLDSFSTVSQVEGSLGQVKRDLEAIEFLLKQKEEEWNTLLRLQKRKEELYLRLVRKRQVLLMKSGQEEKEEEQEGKTDEEGSGEGSGNLLFLPQGGYSSLGGPQLPLMMMSQLLSGSQSPQSLQVLPQVVTTKEGSRSNSNNGNGNISVIDIHTSSNKPGGEVPRISMSSEAHNKLSKQLTSGLSLMKPILPKPSGPQGSLSNIPAALSTTPTGQGPQGPTINVQQLIAAHRKENPNTPPISVKIPSNRRATRGAWRHRYDGDKRSSREQDRPPSVSSSSSEAEMRTSASAKGMLAMSDPSVSYKDVLLRFAELTQIEKQPGSPQISIFPVGSSESSTRKSEGSRESTPIAREQTPTSVPPTATLPTSKPSLEGPSALAKLLLGSQAGVTSGGNVKMVGDATTNSQYLTLSALLSGGSTTTVKEKSSHSQSESRSKKSSHHSEEGGGNPKCQGCHKQRAQFVCAGCGNQWYCSRECQVAAWEEHSEHCSN is encoded by the exons ATGGCACCCCCTCTATCTCGTattttctccactctcctctcccctccctccctccccccagcgcaGACCAGGGTGGGTCGGTTCGGCGTGAAGACCAGTCACGGGCGTAGAGGGGGGCCGGGGGCGAGGGACAGGCTTGGGGAGTGTGTGGTTGGCCCAAGACCTGACGCCAAGCGAGGCCGCCTCCTCGGAGCACCCCGTCCTGTCCTGGGGCGGTGCGGCCGAC GCGACCGCAGTATGATCCCGGATGACTCTGCGGCCGGAGCCATGGACGCAGCCAGGGATCCGGACGTAGGCATGGATGAGtcactaaagaaaacgggatgccaAGACAACTCGAAGAAAACGGGATGCCAAGACAATCCAGGGAAAACGGGAAGCGAGGAGGAGCAAGATATTAACGATAACCACACTAAACTGGGAGACTCGGACGCGCTTGCGAATGGGGAAGTAcaaagtaaagagagggaggaagtcaaagataataataaagaggtgAGCGAGGAGTCGAGTAATAGAAAAGATGAGGGTGTGGAAGAGAGTGATAATAAGATGGACACTGAAGAAGCAGACGATTCTCAAGTGGATGTAGAGGGAAGTGAAGACGAGGGTAAAGAGTCAAGTGAAGATGATGAGGACAAGTTAGTGATAagtgaagggaatgagagagggaccgAGGAGTCGAATGATGAGAACAGCAAAGGAG AGACCCCTTTGGCACCTCAGAAGGCCCCCAGCCGATCTCCAACTCCCCAGAGAAGTGAGAAACGGCCAGCTGAGGATGAAGCTGCTGTGGGTGTTCCCAAGAAGCGACAGCGCTCCTTGGACGAAATGGTGTCACTTGACTCCTTCTCGACCGTGTCACAGGTGGAGGGCTCCCTTGGACAGGTGAAGCGAGATCTTGAG GCCATTGAATTCTTGctgaaacagaaagaggaggagtggaacaCCCTGCTCAGATTACAGAAGCGCAAAGAAGAGCTGTACCTCCGGCTGGTGAGGAAACGGCAGGTCCTCTTGATGAAGAGTggccaagaggagaaagaggaggagcaggaagggaaaaccgatgaagaaggaagtggagaaggaagtggcaaccttctcttccttcctcagggCGGCTACTCATCCCTGGGGGGTCCTCAGCTTCCTCTGATGATGATGAGTCAGCTTCTTAGTGGATCTCAGTCGCCTCAGTCACTACAG GTACTTCCCCAGGTTGTGACAACGAAGGAGGGCAGTAGAAGCAACTCCAATAATGGCAATGGCAACATCAGCGTAATCGACATCCACACAAGTAGCAACAAGCCAGGAGGGGAGGTACCCAGAATCTCCATGTCATCAGAAGCACACAACAAACTAAGCAAGCAGCTCACCTCAGGGCTCTCCCTCATGAAGCCCATCCTGCCCAAGCCGTCAGGGCCTCAGGGCAGCCTGTCCAATATTCCGGCAGCATTGTCCACCACTCCCACTGGCCAGGGTCCCCAGGGACCCACCATAAATGTCCAACAGTTAATAGCTGCTCATAGAAAAGAAAATCCCAATACTCCGCCCATTAG TGTCAAAATCCCCTCCAACAGAAGAGCCACCAGAGGGGCCTGGAGGCACCGATATGATGGTGACAAGCGGTCTTCCCGTGAGCAGGACCGTCCTCCCAGTGTGTCCAGCTCCAGCAGTGAGGCAGAGATGAGAACCTCGGCCTCTGCGAAGGGCATGCTGGCCATGAGCGACCCTTCCGTCTCGTACAAAGATGTCCTGTTGCGTTTTGCTGAACTCACTCAGATTGAGAAGCAGCCTGGATCTCCACAG ATCTCTATATTCCCTGTGGGAAGTAGTGAAAGCAGTACAAGGAAGTCGGAAGGCAGCCGAGAATCCACACCTATAGCCAGGGAGCAGACACCCACCTCAGTTCCCCCTACAGCAACTCTACCAACATCCAAGCCCTCTTTAGAAGGGCCGTCTGCTCTTGCTAAG CTCCTTTTAGGGTCCCAGGCTGGTGTTACCAGTGGTGGTAATGTCAAGATGGTGGGTGATGCTACAACAAACTCCCAGTACCTCACCCTCTCGGCTCTCCTGTCTGGAGGCTCAACCACAACGGTAAAAGAGAAATCCTCCCATTCTCAG TCTGAGAGCAGGAGCAAGAAATCTAGCCACCATTCGGAAGAGGGCGGTGGCAACCCAAAGTGCCAGGGTTGCCACAAACAGAGAGCTCAGTTTGTGTGTGCTGGCTGTGGGAACCAGTGGTATTGCTCGAGGGAATGTCAG GTTGCCGCGTGGGAGGAACACTCCGAGCATTGTAGCAACTAA
- the LOC113823340 gene encoding serine-rich adhesin for platelets isoform X1 produces the protein MGSSCLIKTCTVKKAKVGASFHRLPWKYPSLFRTLQRVFGENNVRELTRWSRICSLHIGQLAPLAATDEVVQRLMEYYAWNARSYKRLFELSKQKEELGEKEGSLQDGPPALLKDGAEEGPVVGSHWTLEDLISSGLLAMSRAKDRMALVEDGEDAAGADGRSVVSSNRSEASAHSEDEFVDVDGPAEQVSRAPPALTAAGDESGHDVNQYLLHMIARSLAAPEENGDRSMIPDDSAAGAMDAARDPDVGMDESLKKTGCQDNSKKTGCQDNPGKTGSEEEQDINDNHTKLGDSDALANGEVQSKEREEVKDNNKEVSEESSNRKDEGVEESDNKMDTEEADDSQVDVEGSEDEGKESSEDDEDKLVISEGNERGTEESNDENSKGETPLAPQKAPSRSPTPQRSEKRPAEDEAAVGVPKKRQRSLDEMVSLDSFSTVSQVEGSLGQVKRDLEAIEFLLKQKEEEWNTLLRLQKRKEELYLRLVRKRQVLLMKSGQEEKEEEQEGKTDEEGSGEGSGNLLFLPQGGYSSLGGPQLPLMMMSQLLSGSQSPQSLQVLPQVVTTKEGSRSNSNNGNGNISVIDIHTSSNKPGGEVPRISMSSEAHNKLSKQLTSGLSLMKPILPKPSGPQGSLSNIPAALSTTPTGQGPQGPTINVQQLIAAHRKENPNTPPISVKIPSNRRATRGAWRHRYDGDKRSSREQDRPPSVSSSSSEAEMRTSASAKGMLAMSDPSVSYKDVLLRFAELTQIEKQPGSPQISIFPVGSSESSTRKSEGSRESTPIAREQTPTSVPPTATLPTSKPSLEGPSALAKLLLGSQAGVTSGGNVKMVGDATTNSQYLTLSALLSGGSTTTVKEKSSHSQSESRSKKSSHHSEEGGGNPKCQGCHKQRAQFVCAGCGNQWYCSRECQVAAWEEHSEHCSN, from the exons ATGGGGTCTTCGTGCCTCATCAAGACATGCACGGTGAAGAAGGCGAAGGTGGGCGCGTCGTTCCACCGCCTCCCGTGGAAGTACCCGAGTCTGTTTCGGACGCTGCAGCGGGTCTTCGGCGAGAACAACGTGCGGGAGCTGACGCGCTGGTCGCGGATCTGCTCGCTGCACATCGGGCAGCTGGCGCCCCTGGCTGCCACCGACGAGGTGGTGCAGCGCCTTATGGAGTACTACGCCTGGAACGCGCGCAGCTACAAGCGGCTTTTTGAGTTGTCTAAGCAGAAGGAGGAGCtcggggagaaggagggcagCCTGCAGGACGGGCCGCCCGCCCTCCTCAAGGACGGCGCGGAGGAGGGCCCGGTGGTGGGCAGCCACTGGACGCTGGAGGACCTCATCAGCAGCGGGCTCCTGGCCATGAGCAGGGCGAAGGATAGGATGGCGCTGGTGGAGGACGGCGAGGACGCGGCGGGCGCGGACGGGCGCAGCGTCGTGAGCAGCAACCGGAGCGAGGCGTCCGCCCACTCCGAGGACGAATTCGTGGACGTGGACGGGCCCGCGGAGCAGGTCAGCCGCGCCCCGCCCGCTCTGACCGCCGCCGGGGACGAGTCAGGTCACGACGTGAACCAGTACCTGCTGCACATGATCGCCCGCTCGCTCGCCGCCCCCGAGGAGAACG GCGACCGCAGTATGATCCCGGATGACTCTGCGGCCGGAGCCATGGACGCAGCCAGGGATCCGGACGTAGGCATGGATGAGtcactaaagaaaacgggatgccaAGACAACTCGAAGAAAACGGGATGCCAAGACAATCCAGGGAAAACGGGAAGCGAGGAGGAGCAAGATATTAACGATAACCACACTAAACTGGGAGACTCGGACGCGCTTGCGAATGGGGAAGTAcaaagtaaagagagggaggaagtcaaagataataataaagaggtgAGCGAGGAGTCGAGTAATAGAAAAGATGAGGGTGTGGAAGAGAGTGATAATAAGATGGACACTGAAGAAGCAGACGATTCTCAAGTGGATGTAGAGGGAAGTGAAGACGAGGGTAAAGAGTCAAGTGAAGATGATGAGGACAAGTTAGTGATAagtgaagggaatgagagagggaccgAGGAGTCGAATGATGAGAACAGCAAAGGAG AGACCCCTTTGGCACCTCAGAAGGCCCCCAGCCGATCTCCAACTCCCCAGAGAAGTGAGAAACGGCCAGCTGAGGATGAAGCTGCTGTGGGTGTTCCCAAGAAGCGACAGCGCTCCTTGGACGAAATGGTGTCACTTGACTCCTTCTCGACCGTGTCACAGGTGGAGGGCTCCCTTGGACAGGTGAAGCGAGATCTTGAG GCCATTGAATTCTTGctgaaacagaaagaggaggagtggaacaCCCTGCTCAGATTACAGAAGCGCAAAGAAGAGCTGTACCTCCGGCTGGTGAGGAAACGGCAGGTCCTCTTGATGAAGAGTggccaagaggagaaagaggaggagcaggaagggaaaaccgatgaagaaggaagtggagaaggaagtggcaaccttctcttccttcctcagggCGGCTACTCATCCCTGGGGGGTCCTCAGCTTCCTCTGATGATGATGAGTCAGCTTCTTAGTGGATCTCAGTCGCCTCAGTCACTACAG GTACTTCCCCAGGTTGTGACAACGAAGGAGGGCAGTAGAAGCAACTCCAATAATGGCAATGGCAACATCAGCGTAATCGACATCCACACAAGTAGCAACAAGCCAGGAGGGGAGGTACCCAGAATCTCCATGTCATCAGAAGCACACAACAAACTAAGCAAGCAGCTCACCTCAGGGCTCTCCCTCATGAAGCCCATCCTGCCCAAGCCGTCAGGGCCTCAGGGCAGCCTGTCCAATATTCCGGCAGCATTGTCCACCACTCCCACTGGCCAGGGTCCCCAGGGACCCACCATAAATGTCCAACAGTTAATAGCTGCTCATAGAAAAGAAAATCCCAATACTCCGCCCATTAG TGTCAAAATCCCCTCCAACAGAAGAGCCACCAGAGGGGCCTGGAGGCACCGATATGATGGTGACAAGCGGTCTTCCCGTGAGCAGGACCGTCCTCCCAGTGTGTCCAGCTCCAGCAGTGAGGCAGAGATGAGAACCTCGGCCTCTGCGAAGGGCATGCTGGCCATGAGCGACCCTTCCGTCTCGTACAAAGATGTCCTGTTGCGTTTTGCTGAACTCACTCAGATTGAGAAGCAGCCTGGATCTCCACAG ATCTCTATATTCCCTGTGGGAAGTAGTGAAAGCAGTACAAGGAAGTCGGAAGGCAGCCGAGAATCCACACCTATAGCCAGGGAGCAGACACCCACCTCAGTTCCCCCTACAGCAACTCTACCAACATCCAAGCCCTCTTTAGAAGGGCCGTCTGCTCTTGCTAAG CTCCTTTTAGGGTCCCAGGCTGGTGTTACCAGTGGTGGTAATGTCAAGATGGTGGGTGATGCTACAACAAACTCCCAGTACCTCACCCTCTCGGCTCTCCTGTCTGGAGGCTCAACCACAACGGTAAAAGAGAAATCCTCCCATTCTCAG TCTGAGAGCAGGAGCAAGAAATCTAGCCACCATTCGGAAGAGGGCGGTGGCAACCCAAAGTGCCAGGGTTGCCACAAACAGAGAGCTCAGTTTGTGTGTGCTGGCTGTGGGAACCAGTGGTATTGCTCGAGGGAATGTCAG GTTGCCGCGTGGGAGGAACACTCCGAGCATTGTAGCAACTAA
- the LOC113823340 gene encoding serine-rich adhesin for platelets isoform X2, with product MGSSCLIKTCTVKKAKVGASFHRLPWKYPSLFRTLQRVFGENNVRELTRWSRICSLHIGQLAPLAATDEVVQRLMEYYAWNARSYKRLFELSKQKEELGEKEGSLQDGPPALLKDGAEEGPVVGSHWTLEDLISSGLLAMSRAKDRMALVEDGEDAAGADGRSVVSSNRSEASAHSEDEFVDVDGPAEQVSRAPPALTAAGDESGHDVNQYLLHMIARSLAAPEENGDRSMIPDDSAAGAMDAARDPDVGMDESLKKTGCQDNSKKTGCQDNPGKTGSEEEQDINDNHTKLGDSDALANGEVQSKEREEVKDNNKEVSEESSNRKDEGVEESDNKMDTEEADDSQVDVEGSEDEGKESSEDDEDKLVISEGNERGTEESNDENSKGETPLAPQKAPSRSPTPQRSEKRPAEDEAAVGVPKKRQRSLDEMVSLDSFSTVSQVEGSLGQVKRDLEAIEFLLKQKEEEWNTLLRLQKRKEELYLRLVRKRQVLLMKSGQEEKEEEQEGKTDEEGSGEGSGNLLFLPQGGYSSLGGPQLPLMMMSQLLSGSQSPQSLQVLPQVVTTKEGSRSNSNNGNGNISVIDIHTSSNKPGGEVPRISMSSEAHNKLSKQLTSGLSLMKPILPKPSGPQGSLSNIPAALSTTPTGQGPQGPTINVQQLIAAHRKENPNTPPIRRATRGAWRHRYDGDKRSSREQDRPPSVSSSSSEAEMRTSASAKGMLAMSDPSVSYKDVLLRFAELTQIEKQPGSPQISIFPVGSSESSTRKSEGSRESTPIAREQTPTSVPPTATLPTSKPSLEGPSALAKLLLGSQAGVTSGGNVKMVGDATTNSQYLTLSALLSGGSTTTVKEKSSHSQSESRSKKSSHHSEEGGGNPKCQGCHKQRAQFVCAGCGNQWYCSRECQVAAWEEHSEHCSN from the exons ATGGGGTCTTCGTGCCTCATCAAGACATGCACGGTGAAGAAGGCGAAGGTGGGCGCGTCGTTCCACCGCCTCCCGTGGAAGTACCCGAGTCTGTTTCGGACGCTGCAGCGGGTCTTCGGCGAGAACAACGTGCGGGAGCTGACGCGCTGGTCGCGGATCTGCTCGCTGCACATCGGGCAGCTGGCGCCCCTGGCTGCCACCGACGAGGTGGTGCAGCGCCTTATGGAGTACTACGCCTGGAACGCGCGCAGCTACAAGCGGCTTTTTGAGTTGTCTAAGCAGAAGGAGGAGCtcggggagaaggagggcagCCTGCAGGACGGGCCGCCCGCCCTCCTCAAGGACGGCGCGGAGGAGGGCCCGGTGGTGGGCAGCCACTGGACGCTGGAGGACCTCATCAGCAGCGGGCTCCTGGCCATGAGCAGGGCGAAGGATAGGATGGCGCTGGTGGAGGACGGCGAGGACGCGGCGGGCGCGGACGGGCGCAGCGTCGTGAGCAGCAACCGGAGCGAGGCGTCCGCCCACTCCGAGGACGAATTCGTGGACGTGGACGGGCCCGCGGAGCAGGTCAGCCGCGCCCCGCCCGCTCTGACCGCCGCCGGGGACGAGTCAGGTCACGACGTGAACCAGTACCTGCTGCACATGATCGCCCGCTCGCTCGCCGCCCCCGAGGAGAACG GCGACCGCAGTATGATCCCGGATGACTCTGCGGCCGGAGCCATGGACGCAGCCAGGGATCCGGACGTAGGCATGGATGAGtcactaaagaaaacgggatgccaAGACAACTCGAAGAAAACGGGATGCCAAGACAATCCAGGGAAAACGGGAAGCGAGGAGGAGCAAGATATTAACGATAACCACACTAAACTGGGAGACTCGGACGCGCTTGCGAATGGGGAAGTAcaaagtaaagagagggaggaagtcaaagataataataaagaggtgAGCGAGGAGTCGAGTAATAGAAAAGATGAGGGTGTGGAAGAGAGTGATAATAAGATGGACACTGAAGAAGCAGACGATTCTCAAGTGGATGTAGAGGGAAGTGAAGACGAGGGTAAAGAGTCAAGTGAAGATGATGAGGACAAGTTAGTGATAagtgaagggaatgagagagggaccgAGGAGTCGAATGATGAGAACAGCAAAGGAG AGACCCCTTTGGCACCTCAGAAGGCCCCCAGCCGATCTCCAACTCCCCAGAGAAGTGAGAAACGGCCAGCTGAGGATGAAGCTGCTGTGGGTGTTCCCAAGAAGCGACAGCGCTCCTTGGACGAAATGGTGTCACTTGACTCCTTCTCGACCGTGTCACAGGTGGAGGGCTCCCTTGGACAGGTGAAGCGAGATCTTGAG GCCATTGAATTCTTGctgaaacagaaagaggaggagtggaacaCCCTGCTCAGATTACAGAAGCGCAAAGAAGAGCTGTACCTCCGGCTGGTGAGGAAACGGCAGGTCCTCTTGATGAAGAGTggccaagaggagaaagaggaggagcaggaagggaaaaccgatgaagaaggaagtggagaaggaagtggcaaccttctcttccttcctcagggCGGCTACTCATCCCTGGGGGGTCCTCAGCTTCCTCTGATGATGATGAGTCAGCTTCTTAGTGGATCTCAGTCGCCTCAGTCACTACAG GTACTTCCCCAGGTTGTGACAACGAAGGAGGGCAGTAGAAGCAACTCCAATAATGGCAATGGCAACATCAGCGTAATCGACATCCACACAAGTAGCAACAAGCCAGGAGGGGAGGTACCCAGAATCTCCATGTCATCAGAAGCACACAACAAACTAAGCAAGCAGCTCACCTCAGGGCTCTCCCTCATGAAGCCCATCCTGCCCAAGCCGTCAGGGCCTCAGGGCAGCCTGTCCAATATTCCGGCAGCATTGTCCACCACTCCCACTGGCCAGGGTCCCCAGGGACCCACCATAAATGTCCAACAGTTAATAGCTGCTCATAGAAAAGAAAATCCCAATACTCCGCCCATTAG AAGAGCCACCAGAGGGGCCTGGAGGCACCGATATGATGGTGACAAGCGGTCTTCCCGTGAGCAGGACCGTCCTCCCAGTGTGTCCAGCTCCAGCAGTGAGGCAGAGATGAGAACCTCGGCCTCTGCGAAGGGCATGCTGGCCATGAGCGACCCTTCCGTCTCGTACAAAGATGTCCTGTTGCGTTTTGCTGAACTCACTCAGATTGAGAAGCAGCCTGGATCTCCACAG ATCTCTATATTCCCTGTGGGAAGTAGTGAAAGCAGTACAAGGAAGTCGGAAGGCAGCCGAGAATCCACACCTATAGCCAGGGAGCAGACACCCACCTCAGTTCCCCCTACAGCAACTCTACCAACATCCAAGCCCTCTTTAGAAGGGCCGTCTGCTCTTGCTAAG CTCCTTTTAGGGTCCCAGGCTGGTGTTACCAGTGGTGGTAATGTCAAGATGGTGGGTGATGCTACAACAAACTCCCAGTACCTCACCCTCTCGGCTCTCCTGTCTGGAGGCTCAACCACAACGGTAAAAGAGAAATCCTCCCATTCTCAG TCTGAGAGCAGGAGCAAGAAATCTAGCCACCATTCGGAAGAGGGCGGTGGCAACCCAAAGTGCCAGGGTTGCCACAAACAGAGAGCTCAGTTTGTGTGTGCTGGCTGTGGGAACCAGTGGTATTGCTCGAGGGAATGTCAG GTTGCCGCGTGGGAGGAACACTCCGAGCATTGTAGCAACTAA
- the LOC113823340 gene encoding microtubule-associated protein futsch isoform X3, with the protein MGSSCLIKTCTVKKAKVGASFHRLPWKYPSLFRTLQRVFGENNVRELTRWSRICSLHIGQLAPLAATDEVVQRLMEYYAWNARSYKRLFELSKQKEELGEKEGSLQDGPPALLKDGAEEGPVVGSHWTLEDLISSGLLAMSRAKDRMALVEDGEDAAGADGRSVVSSNRSEASAHSEDEFVDVDGPAEQVSRAPPALTAAGDESGHDVNQYLLHMIARSLAAPEENGDRSMIPDDSAAGAMDAARDPDVGMDESLKKTGCQDNSKKTGCQDNPGKTGSEEEQDINDNHTKLGDSDALANGEVQSKEREEVKDNNKEVSEESSNRKDEGVEESDNKMDTEEADDSQVDVEGSEDEGKESSEDDEDKLVISEGNERGTEESNDENSKGETPLAPQKAPSRSPTPQRSEKRPAEDEAAVGVPKKRQRSLDEMVSLDSFSTVSQVEGSLGQVKRDLEAIEFLLKQKEEEWNTLLRLQKRKEELYLRLVRKRQVLLMKSGQEEKEEEQEGKTDEEGSGEGSGNLLFLPQGGYSSLGGPQLPLMMMSQLLSGSQSPQSLQVLPQVVTTKEGSRSNSNNGNGNISVIDIHTSSNKPGGEVPRISMSSEAHNKLSKQLTSGLSLMKPILPKPSGPQGSLSNIPAALSTTPTGQGPQGPTINVQQLIAAHRKENPNTPPISVKIPSNRRATRGAWRHRYDGDKRSSREQDRPPSVSSSSSEAEMRTSASAKGMLAMSDPSVSYKDVLLRFAELTQIEKQPGSPQISIFPVGSSESSTRKSEGSRESTPIAREQTPTSVPPTATLPTSKPSLEGPSALAKLLLGSQAGVTSGGNVKMVGDATTNSQYLTLSALLSGGSTTTSESRSKKSSHHSEEGGGNPKCQGCHKQRAQFVCAGCGNQWYCSRECQVAAWEEHSEHCSN; encoded by the exons ATGGGGTCTTCGTGCCTCATCAAGACATGCACGGTGAAGAAGGCGAAGGTGGGCGCGTCGTTCCACCGCCTCCCGTGGAAGTACCCGAGTCTGTTTCGGACGCTGCAGCGGGTCTTCGGCGAGAACAACGTGCGGGAGCTGACGCGCTGGTCGCGGATCTGCTCGCTGCACATCGGGCAGCTGGCGCCCCTGGCTGCCACCGACGAGGTGGTGCAGCGCCTTATGGAGTACTACGCCTGGAACGCGCGCAGCTACAAGCGGCTTTTTGAGTTGTCTAAGCAGAAGGAGGAGCtcggggagaaggagggcagCCTGCAGGACGGGCCGCCCGCCCTCCTCAAGGACGGCGCGGAGGAGGGCCCGGTGGTGGGCAGCCACTGGACGCTGGAGGACCTCATCAGCAGCGGGCTCCTGGCCATGAGCAGGGCGAAGGATAGGATGGCGCTGGTGGAGGACGGCGAGGACGCGGCGGGCGCGGACGGGCGCAGCGTCGTGAGCAGCAACCGGAGCGAGGCGTCCGCCCACTCCGAGGACGAATTCGTGGACGTGGACGGGCCCGCGGAGCAGGTCAGCCGCGCCCCGCCCGCTCTGACCGCCGCCGGGGACGAGTCAGGTCACGACGTGAACCAGTACCTGCTGCACATGATCGCCCGCTCGCTCGCCGCCCCCGAGGAGAACG GCGACCGCAGTATGATCCCGGATGACTCTGCGGCCGGAGCCATGGACGCAGCCAGGGATCCGGACGTAGGCATGGATGAGtcactaaagaaaacgggatgccaAGACAACTCGAAGAAAACGGGATGCCAAGACAATCCAGGGAAAACGGGAAGCGAGGAGGAGCAAGATATTAACGATAACCACACTAAACTGGGAGACTCGGACGCGCTTGCGAATGGGGAAGTAcaaagtaaagagagggaggaagtcaaagataataataaagaggtgAGCGAGGAGTCGAGTAATAGAAAAGATGAGGGTGTGGAAGAGAGTGATAATAAGATGGACACTGAAGAAGCAGACGATTCTCAAGTGGATGTAGAGGGAAGTGAAGACGAGGGTAAAGAGTCAAGTGAAGATGATGAGGACAAGTTAGTGATAagtgaagggaatgagagagggaccgAGGAGTCGAATGATGAGAACAGCAAAGGAG AGACCCCTTTGGCACCTCAGAAGGCCCCCAGCCGATCTCCAACTCCCCAGAGAAGTGAGAAACGGCCAGCTGAGGATGAAGCTGCTGTGGGTGTTCCCAAGAAGCGACAGCGCTCCTTGGACGAAATGGTGTCACTTGACTCCTTCTCGACCGTGTCACAGGTGGAGGGCTCCCTTGGACAGGTGAAGCGAGATCTTGAG GCCATTGAATTCTTGctgaaacagaaagaggaggagtggaacaCCCTGCTCAGATTACAGAAGCGCAAAGAAGAGCTGTACCTCCGGCTGGTGAGGAAACGGCAGGTCCTCTTGATGAAGAGTggccaagaggagaaagaggaggagcaggaagggaaaaccgatgaagaaggaagtggagaaggaagtggcaaccttctcttccttcctcagggCGGCTACTCATCCCTGGGGGGTCCTCAGCTTCCTCTGATGATGATGAGTCAGCTTCTTAGTGGATCTCAGTCGCCTCAGTCACTACAG GTACTTCCCCAGGTTGTGACAACGAAGGAGGGCAGTAGAAGCAACTCCAATAATGGCAATGGCAACATCAGCGTAATCGACATCCACACAAGTAGCAACAAGCCAGGAGGGGAGGTACCCAGAATCTCCATGTCATCAGAAGCACACAACAAACTAAGCAAGCAGCTCACCTCAGGGCTCTCCCTCATGAAGCCCATCCTGCCCAAGCCGTCAGGGCCTCAGGGCAGCCTGTCCAATATTCCGGCAGCATTGTCCACCACTCCCACTGGCCAGGGTCCCCAGGGACCCACCATAAATGTCCAACAGTTAATAGCTGCTCATAGAAAAGAAAATCCCAATACTCCGCCCATTAG TGTCAAAATCCCCTCCAACAGAAGAGCCACCAGAGGGGCCTGGAGGCACCGATATGATGGTGACAAGCGGTCTTCCCGTGAGCAGGACCGTCCTCCCAGTGTGTCCAGCTCCAGCAGTGAGGCAGAGATGAGAACCTCGGCCTCTGCGAAGGGCATGCTGGCCATGAGCGACCCTTCCGTCTCGTACAAAGATGTCCTGTTGCGTTTTGCTGAACTCACTCAGATTGAGAAGCAGCCTGGATCTCCACAG ATCTCTATATTCCCTGTGGGAAGTAGTGAAAGCAGTACAAGGAAGTCGGAAGGCAGCCGAGAATCCACACCTATAGCCAGGGAGCAGACACCCACCTCAGTTCCCCCTACAGCAACTCTACCAACATCCAAGCCCTCTTTAGAAGGGCCGTCTGCTCTTGCTAAG CTCCTTTTAGGGTCCCAGGCTGGTGTTACCAGTGGTGGTAATGTCAAGATGGTGGGTGATGCTACAACAAACTCCCAGTACCTCACCCTCTCGGCTCTCCTGTCTGGAGGCTCAACCACAACG TCTGAGAGCAGGAGCAAGAAATCTAGCCACCATTCGGAAGAGGGCGGTGGCAACCCAAAGTGCCAGGGTTGCCACAAACAGAGAGCTCAGTTTGTGTGTGCTGGCTGTGGGAACCAGTGGTATTGCTCGAGGGAATGTCAG GTTGCCGCGTGGGAGGAACACTCCGAGCATTGTAGCAACTAA